In a genomic window of Cytophagia bacterium CHB2:
- a CDS encoding fibronectin type III domain-containing protein produces MFAKQAKCFSTANGIRFAFGERRELPSLKCVYQDDKNVMEDLQNVLQFDSILSKTTGKRQQENRSKKPFAGCRLFAWSFIAFLVVSASAHFSPLSAGTLTIAWDANTESDLAGYRVYYSLASQTYTKVNSKDVGTDLRCVVDNLEEGKTYYFVVTAYDRAGNESNYSIEVSATVTVVDQTPPAITQVRAVDRTTVSIQFSEPVTKSTAENKSNYSIDKQIAVVSAALQSDNRTVILTTSEHINGAYTLSVQNISDAATPANIINPAISVQYTLSGLDLTPPALTQVRAVDRTTVSVEFSEPVAKTTAENKSNYSISQQIVIARATLQSDNRTVILETSEHNNGVYTLTVQNISDVATPANVINPAISAPYTFSGLDQAPPIVTYAGIVDQATVEVRFDEPISEASALKVENYAITNGITITSISLHTDSRGVHLKTSNHQDGASYQLTVRNIADQAETPNVMAAPAVLGYTYRANDRLAPKVVAVKLLDLTTLSVTFDERVTKSSAEQISNYAISENVLVQTAKLNAEAIEVILTTSAHAYDRDYIITISGITDVSTNANVMSSTEARYRLDSQGVDREPPVVTYVGANDETTVEVRFNEPVTQASAENLANYSINKGLSITGATLHFDGRGVHLKTTPQTDGVTYQVTVFGIADRAPEPNTMTTTSTLSYTFIANDLDAPAPIAAILAADLLAITLMFDEQVTAA; encoded by the coding sequence TTGTTTGCGAAACAAGCAAAATGCTTTTCCACCGCGAATGGCATACGCTTTGCGTTCGGTGAGCGCCGCGAATTGCCTTCGCTGAAATGTGTTTATCAGGATGATAAAAATGTTATGGAGGACTTGCAAAACGTGTTGCAATTCGATTCGATTTTGTCAAAGACAACTGGCAAACGGCAACAGGAAAATCGGAGTAAGAAGCCGTTTGCCGGTTGCCGTTTATTTGCATGGAGTTTTATTGCTTTCCTCGTCGTCAGCGCTAGCGCGCATTTTTCCCCGCTCTCCGCTGGCACACTCACCATCGCTTGGGACGCAAACACCGAGTCGGACCTTGCCGGTTATCGCGTGTATTACAGTCTTGCCTCGCAAACCTACACCAAAGTCAATTCCAAAGATGTTGGCACAGATTTGCGTTGCGTCGTCGATAATTTGGAAGAAGGCAAGACCTACTATTTCGTGGTGACGGCTTATGACAGGGCCGGCAATGAGAGCAACTATTCCATCGAAGTTTCAGCCACGGTGACCGTCGTCGATCAAACGCCGCCGGCCATCACCCAGGTCCGCGCCGTCGACCGCACCACGGTAAGCATACAGTTCAGTGAGCCTGTCACCAAAAGCACGGCCGAGAACAAGAGCAATTACAGCATTGACAAGCAAATCGCAGTTGTAAGCGCCGCGTTGCAATCCGACAATCGCACCGTCATTCTCACCACTTCGGAGCACATCAACGGCGCCTATACGTTGTCTGTTCAAAATATCTCCGATGCTGCCACGCCGGCCAATATCATCAATCCTGCCATTTCTGTACAGTATACTCTGAGCGGCTTGGATTTAACTCCGCCGGCTCTCACTCAAGTCCGCGCTGTCGATCGTACCACGGTGAGCGTCGAGTTCAGTGAGCCGGTTGCAAAAACCACTGCCGAGAACAAAAGTAATTACAGCATCTCTCAACAAATTGTGATTGCGCGCGCCACCTTGCAGTCCGACAATCGCACGGTCATTCTCGAAACCTCGGAGCATAACAACGGCGTTTATACGCTAACGGTTCAAAACATTTCCGATGTTGCCACGCCGGCCAATGTCATCAATCCCGCCATTTCCGCGCCATATACGTTTAGCGGACTCGATCAAGCGCCGCCCATCGTCACCTATGCCGGCATCGTCGATCAAGCGACCGTCGAAGTCCGCTTCGATGAGCCGATCTCAGAGGCGAGCGCCTTGAAGGTCGAGAACTACGCCATCACCAATGGCATTACGATTACGAGCATCAGCTTGCACACCGACAGCCGCGGCGTGCATCTCAAAACCAGCAATCACCAGGACGGCGCGAGCTATCAGCTTACCGTGCGCAATATCGCCGATCAAGCCGAAACGCCGAATGTGATGGCCGCGCCGGCAGTGCTCGGCTACACCTATCGCGCGAACGACCGGCTGGCGCCGAAAGTTGTGGCGGTCAAACTACTCGACTTGACCACCTTGAGCGTAACCTTCGATGAGCGCGTGACAAAATCCTCCGCCGAGCAGATATCCAACTATGCCATTTCGGAAAATGTACTCGTTCAAACCGCGAAGCTCAATGCCGAGGCAATTGAGGTGATTTTGACGACTTCGGCGCATGCGTATGATCGTGATTACATCATCACGATCAGCGGCATCACCGACGTTTCCACCAACGCCAATGTGATGAGCAGCACTGAAGCACGCTATCGCCTGGACAGCCAGGGCGTTGATCGCGAGCCGCCGGTGGTGACTTATGTGGGCGCGAACGATGAAACGACGGTCGAAGTTCGTTTCAATGAGCCGGTGACGCAAGCCAGCGCCGAAAATCTTGCAAATTACAGCATCAACAAAGGCCTGAGCATCACCGGAGCAACCTTGCATTTCGACGGCCGTGGCGTGCATTTGAAAACCACGCCGCAAACCGACGGCGTCACTTATCAAGTCACCGTATTCGGCATCG
- a CDS encoding DUF1939 domain-containing protein: MMKRQLSVFLTLVCLLLAIGSRQAQAQNDVMMQAFYWDVPVDATNLNGSWYDSLEAKAAALQAAGFTAIWTPPPSKGAFSIYDMGYGIYDHYDLGEYSQKGNVGDGIPASTETRFGSKQELLDMIEEYHDRGMEVYADIVLNHIYGGSYESNAPVKNYIEEENYPSYPTSQIRWVLPNAAAGDYYIQLSGFNLDWNTFASRGYELRISWTGSANDAGPGTSPVWESEPNGGGGQFNTFPGSGRAVYGHADSQGDVDEFKVTLSSTATITIQIIPKYDNSGTMNWASDDNGYRIRAVWYNGNNQYSGLQCRALTSFSYATHSGGAPQWTWNYASFHPVDNSDYLQDQGSEDAIRPNWMLFGVDLNTFDTGTVQPRLQDWGEWLTNTAGFDGYRLDFVRGMQEAFIADWLVAMPLKNGQQRFAVGEYWTQHKYRLKDWVNAISNNGAACSVFDFPLREDLKRMCNAEPNFNMAWLNHSGLIRDQSNAVAANRVVTFLENHDTGKEHDKWLTRDRDMGYAFILFAQGRPCVFYSHYFEVQQVDAGNSSYTTGPESGLKTKINQLIGIRKRYLEGGMEVLTEIGNPYPSSNTADVFIARREGNRSNKPGAILVLNDHSSSTLSTWVTANVSGWPPMTNQVLKNLTSGSGETATVQGDGRVSVFAPARGYAVWSIDTTYVPIDFTVNNAYTNMGENIYLVGSISQLGGWDTGKAIGPLEASSYPTWKVFDVYLPPSTSIQYKFIKKDGSGNVTWEPGSNHSYTTPSSGTGSVTNSWGTAKANADELAENEIAALPEQFSLYQNYPNPFNPGTFISFDVPRGESVATRLVVYNAMGQIVRTLVDGTLVDGERAPGAYRVRWDGRNDLGETVTAGVYIYRLIAGDFSSEMKMLVLR; encoded by the coding sequence ATGATGAAGAGGCAGTTATCGGTTTTCCTCACGTTGGTGTGTTTGCTGCTTGCGATCGGTTCGCGCCAGGCGCAAGCGCAAAATGATGTTATGATGCAAGCGTTCTACTGGGACGTGCCGGTTGACGCCACGAATCTCAACGGCTCATGGTACGACAGCCTCGAAGCCAAAGCCGCAGCGTTGCAAGCCGCGGGTTTCACCGCGATTTGGACGCCGCCGCCGAGCAAGGGCGCGTTTAGCATTTACGACATGGGCTATGGCATTTATGATCACTATGATCTCGGCGAATATTCGCAGAAAGGCAACGTCGGCGACGGCATTCCCGCTTCCACCGAAACACGCTTCGGCAGCAAACAGGAATTGCTCGACATGATCGAAGAATATCACGATCGCGGCATGGAAGTTTACGCGGACATCGTGCTCAATCACATTTACGGCGGCAGTTATGAATCCAATGCGCCGGTGAAAAATTATATCGAAGAAGAAAACTATCCCAGCTATCCCACTTCGCAAATTCGCTGGGTGCTGCCGAATGCCGCAGCGGGCGATTATTACATTCAACTCAGCGGCTTTAATCTTGACTGGAACACGTTTGCCAGCCGCGGCTATGAATTGCGCATTTCCTGGACCGGCAGCGCGAACGATGCGGGGCCGGGCACGAGTCCGGTATGGGAGTCCGAGCCCAACGGCGGCGGCGGACAATTCAACACCTTTCCCGGCAGTGGTCGCGCAGTTTATGGCCATGCGGATTCACAAGGCGATGTGGACGAATTCAAAGTCACGTTGAGCAGCACGGCAACGATCACCATTCAAATTATTCCCAAATACGACAACAGCGGCACCATGAATTGGGCGAGCGATGATAATGGCTATCGCATTCGCGCGGTGTGGTACAACGGGAACAATCAGTATTCCGGCTTGCAATGCCGCGCCCTTACAAGCTTCTCCTACGCCACGCACTCCGGCGGTGCGCCGCAGTGGACGTGGAACTACGCCAGTTTCCATCCGGTGGATAACAGCGACTACTTGCAGGATCAGGGCAGCGAGGATGCCATTCGCCCGAATTGGATGCTCTTTGGTGTGGATCTCAACACCTTTGACACCGGCACCGTGCAACCGCGATTGCAGGATTGGGGCGAATGGCTCACCAACACCGCGGGCTTTGACGGCTATCGCCTCGATTTCGTGCGCGGCATGCAAGAAGCCTTCATCGCCGACTGGCTCGTGGCCATGCCGCTCAAAAACGGCCAGCAGCGCTTTGCCGTGGGCGAATATTGGACGCAGCACAAATACCGTTTGAAAGACTGGGTCAATGCCATCAGCAACAACGGCGCGGCCTGTTCGGTGTTTGATTTCCCGTTGCGTGAGGATCTCAAGCGCATGTGCAATGCCGAGCCCAATTTCAACATGGCGTGGCTCAATCACTCCGGATTGATTCGCGATCAAAGCAATGCCGTTGCTGCCAATCGCGTAGTCACGTTTTTGGAAAATCACGACACCGGCAAGGAACACGACAAGTGGCTGACGCGGGATCGTGACATGGGCTATGCGTTCATTTTGTTCGCACAAGGACGGCCGTGCGTGTTTTACTCTCATTATTTCGAAGTGCAGCAGGTGGATGCCGGCAATTCCAGTTACACCACGGGCCCGGAGAGCGGATTAAAAACCAAAATCAACCAGTTAATCGGCATTCGCAAACGCTATCTTGAAGGCGGCATGGAAGTCCTAACCGAAATCGGCAATCCTTATCCCTCATCGAATACTGCTGACGTTTTCATCGCACGACGCGAGGGCAATCGCAGCAACAAACCCGGCGCGATTTTGGTGTTGAATGATCACAGCTCCAGCACGCTAAGCACGTGGGTGACGGCCAATGTTTCTGGTTGGCCGCCCATGACGAATCAAGTGTTGAAGAATCTCACCAGCGGCTCGGGCGAAACCGCCACGGTGCAGGGCGATGGCCGAGTCTCGGTGTTTGCGCCCGCACGCGGTTATGCCGTTTGGTCGATTGACACGACGTACGTGCCGATAGATTTCACCGTGAATAATGCCTACACCAACATGGGCGAAAACATCTATCTTGTCGGCAGCATCTCGCAATTGGGCGGCTGGGACACCGGCAAGGCCATCGGCCCGCTGGAGGCCTCGAGCTATCCCACCTGGAAAGTTTTTGACGTGTATCTGCCGCCGAGCACGTCGATCCAATACAAATTCATCAAGAAAGACGGCAGCGGCAATGTGACCTGGGAGCCGGGCAGCAATCACAGCTACACCACGCCTTCGAGCGGCACGGGTTCCGTAACGAACTCCTGGGGCACGGCAAAAGCAAATGCCGATGAACTGGCAGAAAATGAAATCGCTGCGTTGCCGGAGCAATTCAGTCTTTATCAGAACTACCCCAATCCGTTCAATCCGGGAACATTCATTTCGTTTGATGTACCACGCGGCGAGAGTGTGGCGACGCGTTTGGTGGTATACAATGCCATGGGCCAAATTGTGCGCACGTTGGTCGACGGCACGTTGGTCGACGGCGAACGCGCGCCTGGCGCCTATCGCGTGCGCTGGGATGGCCGCAATGACTTGGGCGAAACCGTAACCGCGGGTGTGTACATCTATCGCCTCATCGCCGGCGATTTCAGCAGTGAAATGAAGATGCTGGTATTGAGATAG